The Lycium ferocissimum isolate CSIRO_LF1 chromosome 1, AGI_CSIRO_Lferr_CH_V1, whole genome shotgun sequence genome includes a region encoding these proteins:
- the LOC132056850 gene encoding uncharacterized protein LOC132056850 has product MIMDKEGEKLLSLTAAEIYERVSAENENLPVEDFQSKFGQKLFRIQVKKPFGHASSTSSSKLYIQSCVEKESIIHSLPAPATTSINISESNKRKKEYVSSHVTKTKLPTEQVVLQENQVFTITCSIFGLYIDFQ; this is encoded by the exons ATGATTATGgacaaagaaggagaaaaactatTATCTCTTACTGCAGCAGAGATTTACGAAAGAGTTTCAGCTGAG AATGAGAACCTGCCAGTGGAAGATTTCCAAAGCAAATTTGGCCAGAAGCTGTTCAGAATTCAAGTAAAGAAACCATTTGGCCATGCTTCATCCACATCATCTTCAAAATTGTATATCCAGTCATGTGTTGAAAAGGAAAGCATTATTCATTCTCTCCCAGCACCAGCCACTACCTCAATAAATATCAGCGAAAgcaataaaaggaaaaaagaatatgTATCTTCCCATGTTACAAAAACAAAGCTGCCAACCGAACAAG TTGTTTTGCAGGAAAATCAAGTGTTTACTATAACATGCTCAATTTTTGGCTTGTACATAGATTTCCAGTGA